In the genome of Candoia aspera isolate rCanAsp1 chromosome 1, rCanAsp1.hap2, whole genome shotgun sequence, one region contains:
- the RWDD2A gene encoding LOW QUALITY PROTEIN: RWD domain-containing protein 2A (The sequence of the model RefSeq protein was modified relative to this genomic sequence to represent the inferred CDS: inserted 2 bases in 1 codon; substituted 1 base at 1 genomic stop codon): MSSKMKDSLGLQVAELEMLLSMFPNKGEITLQDENIFQNIQRYLDNTSESLPPKIEYSVAVPINETKAIVDLQVDLPLSYPYVTPQLFARSNTLDRQQQLQLNKDLTSYIASLEPGELCVCAAVQWLQDNSTFREQDSEVCERTTRKEVVKAQFKQMWIYSHHIYRQELRKKIFEYAKKLNLTGFCLAGKPGVICVEGMKENCEEFWRIIRXTNWKHXSCKHLETGETEGNGESFHFFQTFQDLQFQAHGDYGLRNDYHRDLGQFLEFLKVHQSEHIFQILFGIEGKSPDT, encoded by the exons ATGTCTAGCAAAATGAAAGACAGTCTTGGGCTTCAAGTGGCAGAATTGGAAATGCTTTTGTCTATGTTTCCTAATAAAGGAGAAATAACTCTTcaagatgaaaatattttccagaatatTCAGAGGTACCTGGACAATACAAGTGAAAGTCTGCCACCTAAAATTGAGTATTCAGTTGCTGTTCCTATAAATGAAACCAAG gcCATTGTGGATTTGCAGGTAGATTTGCCTCTCAGTTACCCCTATGTGACACCACAACTTTTTGCGAGATCAAATACACTAGACAGGCAACAACAGTTGCAGCTCAATAAAGATCTCACATCTTATATTGCTTCTTTGGAGCCTGGAGAACTTTGTGTATGTGCAGCTGTTCAGTGGTTACAGGACAACAGTACATTCAGAGAACAAGACAGTGAAGTTTGTGAAAGAACGACGAGGAAAGAAGTAGTCAAAGCACAATTTAAACAGATGTGGATTTACAGCCACCACATATACCGACAAGAACTGAGGAAAAAGATTTTTGAATATGCAAAGAAATTAAATCTGACTGGTTTCTGCCTAGCTGGGAAGCCTGGGGTAATCTGTGTGGAGGGCATGAAAGAAAACTGTGAAGAGTTTTGGCGTATTATTAGGTAAACCAATTGGAAACA TTCCTGCAAGCATCTTGAGACTGGAGAAACAGAAGGAAATGGGGaaagttttcatttctttcagacaTTTCAAGATTTACAGTTTCAAGCCCATGGTGATTATGGATTAAGAAATGACTATCACAGGGACCTTGGTCAGTTCCTAGAATTCCTTAAGGTACATCAAAGTGAACATATATTTCAGATCTTGTTTGGCATTGAAGGCAAAAGTCCTGACACTTAG